From Drosophila yakuba strain Tai18E2 chromosome 2L, Prin_Dyak_Tai18E2_2.1, whole genome shotgun sequence, one genomic window encodes:
- the LOC6528343 gene encoding pneumococcal serine-rich repeat protein isoform X1: MDLSLERDSSALGSLFQQIINDMKNTSPLWEDFVAKAGKLHTCLRAAIQAIAAYLDAFQKIADAATNSRGASKEIGTALTRVCLRHKAVETRLKTFTSAIMDCLVQPLQERIEDWKRTVATIDKDHAKEYKRCRTELKKRSSDTLRLQKKARKGQTDGLQSLMDSHMQDVTLRRAELEEVEKKSLRSAMVEERLRYCSFVHMLQPVVHEECEVMSELGHLQEAMQSIALVTKEPSVLPQASEELIHDAKASINLYPESPGGGSGSQGGGCSNSLGSRKSSVCSISSMNSSGSSNSPGHHHYPRSLSQTSNATNQTANVSTWPPHSQDGVDTLPPTADRPHTISTAYEKGHQRPPLTVYTFQNPETIHESGSCLNNGTAAPNGQPLSGQATPATQKSPAASLSRPPLPVRCSSLERPLSAQSNHRQGSGSNLLQRQCPSPIPAHITKELSAAHHAQQQQQQQQNQQPQTPPTYVNMSELATMAALKQTNQQQKTSTPPLQQQSSIDSTCSQHSNDSTGSHQLLQQQQQHPSQQNHHSATATRSHSISSTASSLHSHPSIDSTVACGSLVGQHNHSTSTNTNTNTTSPSSGSSTPQNHYSPLLTNSPTSTAAGTPSGSSLGPGSGLGFVYQVSSPTPPSSEVLKITEQGAAGQDQGTGSANSVADEMDERSRASVLQKASMFEKAAAAAAVAVSPPASIQVASSAPASGGGTRRSEAEQQEMDKSFEDSIQALNNLIGELDSFQREIDEGKVKPPSSTNNTSSSNNNMTTSSNSSSDNNNPPATSNIEPCAISNQTNSSGCGTDISDTTSDELAGDDMDVRQRDRDRDLLGASDSELSRCYVSETSSLTGGLTAGGYENPTFAHFAANANRDDAVSLASDSVCLGQPRHAYVDTCSDSGSAVVVIYDHQIPNTPDIEFVKQNSEIVVLRTKDPQPHALQLHEMRELQQLPTNLAASPDSSPDSAAGQAPPTATVAPAKQRLSSFRATSEQQLQLLGRGSPQRGKTPSEQAVQSRPQDQHYPQTHQQDIDGSSPPVELARRQLPPKPTSLSVFNGPLPTAGDRPVVPRKSDFKADLDAKIRRQKQKVKQQLQTQQQQQETQQQHQQQAPQEQQHSPQSPQNRNCNVTNQQAANITAFASATATASTDPYPHQNHRMPNQNQTATSNHKQCKTSTMALSPSSPRGHLPLSPSSLSSLPLPATNSSPSNARSSMLSASERPPPPPDHPYVCSNAPANPHHANSITNANVNANAQLKPCITPRPASLSGGAASGGSTRIGRRASINQAKPPPPVRRSSSVTPSPNASVGLQQQPQHATLSQQNHQLSSSSEHLPPPPPFMLDAMAQIPSSALKVSETVRALAAMRHQPASPVSLRRMQQQQQQQQQQQQQQLQQQHQQHVQLQQPLLQSAHNSPSNDDLTVFHDYLDLHAYAQALATGQQPGGQQMANPQRFFHQQQHQHQPPPPPVYQVDATFRTSSPAAGGGGGGSIYAQPKLVNSMSSFRTSSPSPNGHAHPLPPTQPKANPNLIAQLNARLSGKQQQQQQQQQQQQVEGIYGNQQAPGGESIYMRSGLPMSQPQQQQHYDGKSEQIQLQHQQQHRIYASFGTSSSPMSSAHTASSSSSTKPSILTPTTSFNALPHFPLSSSTSSLLSKVSSFSNSSSASPPTLAAAPGSANSHYQPPQPPNAAVANSKDMATYSSSFTKNTAAAQSPNMRQAHSHQHHQQPQQHYTCPPPLEDPPPPPIYAASASATMPKKVARPPTSQNTSHSSAYAAASSTATLPRNMMQHQQRLQQQQQQYQQPASIGIGIGNGNGHLGQRPQLPLPQQKLRAAQQQHLAEQQQQQQQQQHQLQHQQHQQRQPPIPSRHSSVQQKIFVSTNPFIQTTAVKFHSPSASPTCGSPVTGSGSGSLASIYATTSRGGHHHQQQQHQQQQAQQQHYYRDAAGGNSNSNGGAAYYNHNAHAHSPAHHPNYATSTNIEKTGSIRAKTKAEFLENLNAKLAKQGMSGRAFAVRNLINSKALMYQNPQKLSRPSAQYRRPPTYPNTSTSTNATCEDQC, translated from the exons AATACTTCGCCCCTGTGGGAGGACTTTGTGGCTAAGGCCGGAAAACTACACACTTGCTTAAG GGCCGCCATCCAGGCAATCGCCGCCTATTTGGACGCCTTCCAAAAGATAGCCGATGCGGCGACCAACTCAAGAG GCGCCTCAAAGGAGATCGGCACCGCCCTGACCCGCGTTTGCCTCCGACACAAGGCGGTGGAGACACGTCTGAAAACCTTCACCAGCGCCATAATGGATTGCCTGGTGCAGCCGCTGCAGGAGAGGATCGAGGACTGGAAGCGCACGGTGGCCACCATCGACAAAGACCATGCCAAAGAGTACAAGCGCTGTCGCACTGAACTGAAGAAGCGCTCCAGCGACACGCTGCGCCTGCAGAAGAAGGCGCGCAAGGGTCAGACGGACGGATTGCAGTCCCTGATGGACTCGCACATGCAGGATGTCACCCTGCGCCGCGCAGAACTCGAGGAAGTCGAGAAGAAATCCTTGAGGTCGGCCATGGTGGAGGAGCGTCTTCGCTACTGCAGCTTTGTCCACATGCTTCAGCCAGTGGTGCACGAGGAGTGCGAGGTCATGTCAGAGTTGGGTCACCTACAG GAAGCCATGCAGTCAATTGCGCTAGTGACCAAGGAACCCAGTGTCCTGCCCCAGGCCTCCGAGGAGCTAATTCACGACGCTAAGGCCAGCATTAATCTGTACCCGGAGTCTCCAGGTGGCGGTTCCGGCTCGCAGGGCGGCGGCTGCTCCAACTCGCTGGGTTCCCGAAAGAGCTCCGTCTGTTCCATCAGCAGCATGAACAGCAGCGGCTCGAGCAACTCTCCCGGTCACCATCACTATCCGCGCTCCTTGTCGCAG ACCTCGAATGCAACGAATCAAACGGCAAATGTCTCAACCTGGCCCCCACATTCCCAGGATGGCGTCGACACACTGCCACCGACCGCGGACCGTCCGCACACCATTTCGACGGCATACGAGAAGGGTCACCAGCGTCCTCCACTGACCGTCTACACGTTCCAAAACCCGGAGACTATTCACGAGTCGGGCAGCTGCTTGAACAACGGAACCGCAGCCCCGAATGGACAGCCCTTGTCTGGACAAGCCACTCCGGCCACCCAGAAATCCCCGGCTGCCTCACTTAGTCGGCCCCCCTTGCCAGTT CGCTGCTCGTCGCTGGAGCGACCCCTTTCGGCCCAGAGTAACCACCGCCAGGGAAGTGGGAGCAACCTGCTGCAGCGCCAGTGCCCCTCACCGATTCCGGCTCATATCACGAAAG AGCTGTCCGCAGCGCATCatgcacagcagcagcagcagcaacagcagaatCAGCAGCCTCAGACGCCACCCACCTATGTGAACATGTCTGAGCTGGCCACCATGGCAGCTTTGAAGCAAACCAACCAGCAGCAAAAGACCTCTACGCCGCctctgcagcagcagagctCCATTGACTCGACCTGCTCCCAGCATTCCAACGACTCCACCGGCTCGcatcagctcctccagcagcagcagcaacatccatCGCAGCAGAATCACCACTCAGCCACTGCCACACGCTCCCATTCCATATCCTCGACGGCCTCGTCACTGCACTCGCATCCGTCGATCGACTCCACCGTCGCTTGCGGCTCGCTGGTGGGCCAACACAACCAcagcaccagcaccaacacGAACACCAACACCACCTCGCCGTCCAGTGGCAGCTCCACGCCACAGAACCATTACTCGCCCCTGCTAACCAACTCCCCCACGTCCACTGCCGCAGGTACTCCCAGTGGCAGCAGCTTGGGTCCTGGGTCCGGTTTGGGATTTGTCTACCAGGTCAGCTCCCCGACACCTCCCTCCAGCGAGGTGCTAAAGATCACCGAGCAAGGCGCAGCAGGACAGGATCAGGGTACAGGATCAGCCAACAGCGTAGCAGATGAGATGGATGAGCGATCAAGGGCCTCTGTCCTGCAGAAGGCTTCAATGTTCGAAAAGGCGGCAGCTGCGGCTGCGGTTGCGGTCTCGCCTCCAGCGTCCATTCAGGTTGCATCCAGTGCCCCAGCTTCGGGAGGCGGAACTCGACGATCCGaggcggagcagcaggaaaTGG ACAAATCTTTCGAAGATTCAATACAAGcactaaataatttaattggcGAACTAGACTCCTTTCAACGCGAGATAGATGAGGGCAAGGTCAAGCCGCCATCGAGCACCAACAacacaagcagcagcaacaacaatatgaccaccagcagcaacagcagcagcgacaacaacaacccGCCCGCCACTAGCAACATCGAGCCCTGCGCCATCAGCAATCAGACGAACTCGAGCGGCTGTGGAACAGACATATCGGACACCACGTCCGACGAACTGGCCGGCGACGATATGGACGTCAGGCAGCGGGATCGAGATCGGGATCTGCTCGGCGCCAGCGATTCGGAGCTGAGTCGCTGCTATGTGAGCGAGACGAGTTCGCTGACCGGTGGTCTAACGGCCGGCGGCTACGAGAATCCCACTTTCGCGCACTTTGCGGCCAATGCGAATAGAGATGACGCTGTTTCCCTGGCCTCCGACAGCGTTTGTCTCGGCCAGCCGCGCCATGCCTACGTGGATACTTGCAGCGACAGCGGCAGTGCCGTGGTGGTGATCTACGACCACCAGATTCCCAACACGCCCGACATTGAGTTCGTGAAGCAGAACTCCGAGATTGTGGTGCTGCGGACCAAGGATCCGCAGCCCCACGCGCTCCAGCTGCACGAGATGCGcgagctgcagcagttgcCCACGAATTTAGCCGCTTCACCGGACTCCTCGCCGGACTCGGCCGCTGGCCAGGCGCCACCAACAGCAACTGTGGCGCCCGCCAAGCAGCGACTCTCCTCGTTTCGCGCCACCAGTgagcagcagttgcaactcCTCGGACGCGGCAGTCCGCAAAGAGGTAAAACACCCAGTGAGCAGGCGGTACAGAGCAGACCACAGGACCAGCATTATCCACAGACACATCAGCAGGATATTGATGGCAGTAGTCCACCAGTAGAACTTGCAAGGCGCCAGCTGCCCCCCAAGCCCACAAGCTTGAGCGTTTTTAACGGCCCCCTCCCCACTGCGGGCGATAGGCCTGTTGTGCCCCGAAAGTCGGATTTTAAGGCCGATCTAGATGCAAAAATACGCAGGCAAAAGCAGAAAGTTAAACAGCAGTTGCAgacgcaacagcagcagcaagaaacgcagcagcagcatcagcagcaagcACCACAAGAACAGCAACACTCACCACAGTCGCCCCAAAACAGAAACTGTAATGTCACTAATCAACAAGCCGCCAATATTACTGCATTTGCATCTGCAACCGCAACAGCATCCACAGACCCGTACCCGCATCAAAATCATAGAATGCCAAACCAAAATCAGACAGCCACATCCAATCACAAGCAGTGCAAGACGTCCACAATGGCATTGTCACCGTCATCACCTCGCGGCCATCTGCCATTATCACCGTCATCGCTATCGTCATTACCATTACCAGCCACCAATTCATCACCATCCAATGCTCGGTCATCGATGTTGTCCGCCAGTGaacgaccaccaccaccacccgaTCATCCATATGTGTGCTCCAATGCCCCAGCCAATCCCCACCATGCCAATAGCATTACCAATGCCAATGTCAATGCCAATGCCCAGCTCAAGCCGTGCATTACGCCCCGGCCGGCTTCGTTGTCGG GAGGAGCAGCCAGCGGTGGCTCCACGCGCATCGGCCGTCGCGCGTCCATCAATCAGGCCAAGCCACCGCCGCCAGTTAGACGCAGTTCGTCGGTGACCCCCAGTCCCAATGCCTCGGTCGGG ctgcagcagcaaccacagcaCGCGACTCTGTCGCAGCAGAATCACCAACTAAGCAGCTCCAGCGAGCACTtaccgccgccaccgccattCATGCTGGACGCCATGGCCCAGATTCCCAGCTCAGCTCTGAAAGTATCGGAGACGGTAAGAGCCCTGGCAGCCATGCGGCACCAGCCAGCATCACCCGTGTCCCTCAGGCgcatgcagcagcaacagcagcagcaacagcagcagcaacagcagcagcttcagcagcaacatcaacaacatgtgcagctgcagcaaccCCTATTGCAG TCTGCGCACAACTCCCCCTCGAATGATGACCTGACCGTATTCCACGACTATTTGGATCTGCACGCATATGCCCAGGCCTTGGCCACGGGCCAACAGCCAGGCGGTCAGCAGATGGCCAACCCGCAACGCTTTTttcaccagcagcaacatcagcatcagccaccgccgccgcctgtCTATCAAGTGGATGCC ACATTCCGCACCTCATCACCAGCCGCGGGCGGAGGGGGTGGCGGCAGCATATACGCCCAGCCCAAACTGGTCAACAGCATGTCAAGCTTCCGCACCAGCAGCCCCAGTCCCAATGGACATGCTCACCCACTGCCACCGACACAGCCAAAGGCGAATCCGAACCTAATTGCACAGCTCAATGCACGACTCAGcggcaaacagcaacagcagcagcagcaacaacagcagcaacaggtcGAGGGGATCTACGGCAACCAGCAGGCGCCCGGGGGAGAGTCCATCTACATGCGGAGTGGCTTGCCCATGTcgcagccgcaacagcagcaacactaTGACGGTAAATCTGAACAAATCCAgctgcagcaccagcaacagcataGAATTTACGCTAGTTTCGGCACCTCATCATCACCAATGTCATCGGCCCATacggccagcagcagcagcagcactaaACCGTCCATTCTAACACCGACCACCTCTTTCAATGCATTGCCTCACTTTCCCCTGTCTTCATCCACATCATCGTTGCTCTCCAAAGTCAGCTCATTCTCGAACTCTTCATCCGCATCCCCACCAACATTGGCAGCGGCCCCTGGTTCGGCCAATTCGCATTATCAGCCACCGCAGCCGCCGAATGCAGCAGTTGCTAACAGCAAAGACATGGCCACCTACTCAAGTTCGTTTACCAAAAATACAGCAGCTGCGCAATCGCCGAACATGAGACAGGCTCATTCccatcagcaccaccaacagccgcagcagcacTACACTTGTCCGCCTCCTCTGGAGGATCCCCCACCGCCGCCCATTTACGCCGCCAGTGCATCGGCCACGATGCCCAAGAAGGTTGCCCGTCCGCCCACTAGCCAGAACACGTCTCACTCGAGCGCCTATGCAGCAGCCTCGTCCACGGCCACGCTGCCCAGGAATATGATGCAGCACCAGCAAAggttgcagcagcagcagcaacagtatCAACAGCCAGCAAGTATAGGCATAGGCATTGGCAACGGCAATGGACACCTAGGTCAGCGTCCGCAGTTGCCGCTTCCCCAGCAGAAGCTTAGAGctgcacagcagcagcatttggcggagcagcagcagcagcagcaacaacagcaacatcagctgcagcatcagcaacaccagcaacgCCAGCCACCCATTCCTTCACGCCACTCGAGTGTGCAGCAAAAGATATTCGTCTCTACAAATCCATTCATACAGACAACGGCCGTCAAGTTTCACTCGCCCTCGGCCTCGCCCACGTGCGGCTCGCCCGTTactgggtctgggtctgggtccTTGGCCAGCATTTATGCCACAACCTCGCGTGGCGGCcaccatcaccagcagcagcagcatcagcagcagcaggctcagcagcagcactacTATCGCGATGCTGCTGGGGggaacagcaacagcaacggcggCGCTGCCTACTATAACCACAatgcccatgcccattccCCGGCACATCATCCAA ACTATGCGACAAGCACAAATATCGAAAAGACTGGCAGTATTCGGGCCAAGACCAAGGCCGAATTCCTCGAGAATCTCAACGCGAAACTGGCAAAGCAGGGAATGTCTGGACGAGCATTTGCCGTGCGAAATCTCATCAACAGTAAGGCCCTG ATGTATCAAAATCCACAAAAACTATCGCGACCCAGTGCGCAATACCGTAGACCACCCACCTATCCCAACACCAGCACATCCACCAATGCCACTTGCGAAGACCAGTGCTAA